Proteins encoded together in one Jaculus jaculus isolate mJacJac1 chromosome 7, mJacJac1.mat.Y.cur, whole genome shotgun sequence window:
- the Btbd6 gene encoding BTB/POZ domain-containing protein 6: MLLPLACLHGRVAQCLTSLLVLAEPLPKTRRSARLPTSAEAAAAAKMAAELYPPAGPATATDIANSNAAGAAAGASRKASPCSPPCQAPAPPPPTPAPPAPDNNNLESPNWQSFHPTLRERNALMFNNELMADVHFIVGPLEASRRVPAHKYVLAVGSSVFYAMFYGDLAEVKSEIHIPDVEPTAFLVLLKYLYSDEIDLEADTVLATLYAAKKYIVPALAKACVNFLETSLEAKNACVLLSQSRLFEEPELTQRCWEVIDAQAEMALRSEGFCEIDRQTLEIIVTREALNTKEAVVFEAILNWAEAECKRQGLPVTPHNKRHVLGRALYLVRIPTMTLEEFANGAAQSDILTLEETHNIFLWYTAANKPLLDFPLTKRKGLAPQRCHRFQSSAYRSNQWRYRGRCDSIQFAVDRRVFIAGLGLYGSSSGKAEYSVKIELKRLGMVLAQNLTKFVSDGSSNTFPVWFEHPVQVEQDTFYTASAVLDGSELSYFGQEGMTEVQCGKVAFQFQCSSDSTNGTGVQGGQIPELIFYA; encoded by the exons ATGCTGCTGCCACTAGCCTGCCTGCACGGGCGGGTGGCGCAGTGCTTGACCTCCCTGCTTGTGCTCGCGGAACCACTGCCCAAAACCCGGCGCAGCGCGCGGCTGCCGACTAGTGCAGAGGCCGCTGCGGCAGCGAAGATGGCTGCGGAGCTGTACCCGCCCGCCGGCCCGGCCACTGCCACCGACATCGCCAACAGCAACGCGGCGGGCGCGGCGGCGGGCGCGAGCCGGAAGGCCAGCCCTTGCAGCCCGCCCTGCCAGGCGCCCGCCCCGCCGCCACCCACGCCCGCGCCGCCCGCACCCGACAACAACAACCTGGAGAGCCCCAACTGGCAGTCCTTCCACCCCACGCTGCGCGAGAG GAACGCGCTGATGTTCAACAACGAGCTCATGGCCGACGTACACTTCATCGTGGGGCCCCTGGAAGCCTCCAGACGTGTGCCTGCCCACAAG TACGTCTTGGCCGTCGGCAGCTCTGTCTTCTATGCCATGTTCTACGGGGACCTGGCGGAAGTCAAGTCAGAAATCCATATTCCCGACGTGGAGCCCACTGCATTCCTGGTCTTGTTAAA GTACTTGTACAGCGACGAGATTGATCTGGAGGCGGACACAGTGCTTGCCACTCTGTATGCTGCTAAGAAGTACATTGTGCCCGCGCTGGCAAAGGCCTGTGTCAACTTTCTGGAGACAAGTCTAGAAGCCAAAAACGCCTGTGTCCTGCTGTCCCAGAGCCGGCTGTTTGAGGAACCTGAGCTGACTCAGCGCTGCTGGGAGGTCATTGATGCTCAGGCTGAGATGGCCCTGCGCTCTGAAGGCTTCTGTGAAATTGACCGACAGACGCTGGAGATCATTGTGACCCGAGAAGCCCTCAACACCAAGGAGGCAGTGgtctttgaggccatcctgaactgGGCTGAGGCAGAGTGCAAGAGGCAGGGCCTCCCAGTAACCCCACACAACAAGAGGCATGTTTTGGGACGAGCCCTCTATCTGGTCAGAATTCCAACTATGACTCTGGAGGAGTTTGCCAACGGTGCTGCCCAGTCAGACATCCTGACTTTGGAGGAGACTCACAACATCTTCTTATGGTACACTGCGGCCAACAAGCCCCTCCTTGACTTTCCCCTGACCAAGAGGAAGGGCCTTGCCCCACAGAGGTGCCATCGCTTCCAGTCTTCTGCCTACCGCAGCAACCAGTGGCGGTACCGGGGGCGCTGTGACAGCATCCAGTTTGCAGTGGACAGAAGAGTGTTCATTGCTGGGCTGGGCTTGTATGGGTCTAGCTCTGGGAAGGCTGAGTACAGTGTGAAGATCGAACTCAAGCGGCTAGGGATGGTACTGGCCCAGAACCTGACCAAGTTTGTGTCGGATGGATCCAGCAACACCTTCCCTGTTTGGTTTGAGCACCCAGTCCAGGTGGAACAGGACACTTTTTACACTGCCAGTGCTGTCCTGGATGGCAGTGAGCTCAGCTACTTTGGGCAGGAAGGGATGACAGAAGTACAATGTGGAAAGGTGGCCTTCCAGTTCCAGTGTTCCTCAGACAGCACCAATGGGACTGGGGTTCAGGGTGGACAGATTCCAGAGCTCATCTTCTATGCCTGA